CTGAAAGATTGTATTGCTGGAGATTTGACAGCTCCTGGATGATACATGGGATGCATCCCTGCCTAGGTGGGCTGGGCTTGTCCACTTGGGTGGAAAACCTTATTTGACCTGGGCTTATCATCAGTGACATCATGCTGGCTTTGTCATCCTGTTAGTCACATTGCAGCTGATCTGAAACCCAACCATCCTAGAAGAAAACAGCTCCCTGGGTGAACAAGGATAAGGCTGGATTCAAATCTACACAGGGACCCTCAGCCAATGTCATTCAGCCCTAAATGCAGATGTGTCATTAGCCAgagagctggatggtgctgaGACTTCAATGAATCACATGTGTAAGCTTGGGCAATTTGCAGCTCCTATAAAGGAGCTGTGAGAATAAACTTGAGGCTGTTTTTCACAAGAACCTTTGAGAGTTGTGTCGTTTGTGTGTCTCTGATGAACGACCCCGCCATAACACTGTCTGCAAAGGGCCCTGCAGAGGATGGCAAAGAATACTTTGCCCTTTTTAAACAGAGAAAGGGGGAActgtcacagccacagctggccTGTGGGCTGTACAGATAAACTGGCCATAGCAGACCTTAACTTGTCCAGCCTAGCTGTTATAGAGTAGAAGTAAATGAGTCTCCAGGATAAGACAATCATAGGCTGGATTTGAACTCAAACAGAGACCCCAACCAATCTCATTCAAGCCTCAATACAGACTGCTAAGTCTGCAGTGAGGCCAGTGAGCTGGATGGTGTTAAGACGTTGGCCTATCAGATGTGTAAGCACAGGAATTTTGAACCCTCTATAAAAGAATTATTGAGAATTTACTGATATTATTTGTAAGTTTAGCAAATTGGCATAATTGACAAGAATCCCCTGTTAGAAGTATAGTTACTGAAGTAATTCCCCCTCTTGGTTTGGCCCCCTACTGAAGCCTCCCATTTGCTTCTAGCTCCACATTGTTTATATCTAAATACATGGGAAAGTAAAATGGCTTTTGTTCACTGAAAAAGCAAGATTAGAATAGGATTCCAGGAATGTGTTTATCTAACAAAATACTGGAATTAGCTGAAGAAACTATATAACTATACAGTAATAGTCTACAGAGctacaaatatatgaaaaacatataaaaagcaaaaatcttttggCATCAATAACAAAATtgtataatgaaaaaaattacaagtgaTGGCTAATTTGCTACCGTCTATTAAATATATGTCTGAAGTTATATAAGTGAATATCAAAAGTGGATTTGAGTCTTTGAGCCAGGTTAAAAGTATAAAATTGTTGTCATTGAGTAAGAAATGACACAGACTCACCAGAGGGTTGGTTTGCATGAAGGATGTGTTTACTACAGATCCTGTTTTATACATTGTTCCAATACAGATAGACCTGTCTGGTCAATTAATCAGTACATTCCACCTGACTGGATAATTTATGAGACACTTTTCTAATAAACAATCtttgagaaaaacaagaaaacagagaGTCAAAAAACACCACCTACAGGTTATGATAAGCTATCATTATTTATCTTCTACACCCCAAAGTCTCACAAGCCAATTCTGGGAAAACTTATCTGGTTTTCTCGCTCTCTGACCAGCCTGTGACATCCACAGGTCCCCCTTTTTGTTTAAATCCTCTGCAGGGTCCTTTGCAGAAAGGAGAAcaaacagagctgcagaggtTCCTGTAGCAGTTGCTAGTTATCAATCAGAACCTCAACTGGACACCGATTTAAAATGGTCAGAGAGATTGGATCTTGTGATTCCCTCTTACAAGAAATAAACTATTAATCCTAAAATCAGCTACTTATTCTAATACAATATCAATACTAAGTCTAATAATATAGTAACAACTAATCATTAATTTGTTGAAAGAACTGACAGTCTTAGCCTGTCAACAGTCCTTTTTGGAAACAAAGAAAGGATGGAATGTTCACTCCCCATTCATGGAGGGGCCATCTGATTGATGGTTGACATCTTGATCATCACTCTGAGGTTGCCTGTTGGCCACATTCTGTCTTTGGTGTCACAAATCAGGGTAGACATGCCTCACAGGTACCCATCAAACTCCAGTATCTGTGGAAACACTTGCATAGCCATGGCCCCAGGTGTCATACAATGGGGACAGTTCTTTGTCAGTTAGTCCCAAGTAAGGACACAATCAGCTGATGACACCCATCAATTTATGGGCATCATTCAAGATCTTAATAGAATCCGAGAATTGCACCTCCTGATGTTGAATAGTTCTGTGAAGAATTTTGACTCCCAGATATTTGAAAGGAGGGTGCTGCTGAACCTTCTCTGGGGCCACCTGCAGCCCACAAGAATGCACATCAGTGAACAGCTGAGGCTGTACCCTCAACAACTCATCCTGGGGGATGCTGCCACCAGGATGCTGTCCatggaatgataacaaatgCGTGAGGAAACTGCTTGTGGACTCCAGACAAGGCCTGAGCAACATACCACTGACAGATAGTCAGGCTATTGTGACAGCAAAACCTGTGGCAAAACCTTCCATTTGAGACAGAGTGGAAATTCTCTAgagtagaaatccattttgatttaggtgaaatgtacatcTTTGAGTTCAGTCTGTAGTTTGAAGCCTGTAGTCTGTAGCCTGACTGCAAGGCCTAGACTCAGGGATtcagtgaaggacagagataagtGGGGGGAGACAGAGGATGATAAAGAGAGACAGAAACTGCTGTGAAAGCAGGTCATTCCTTTATCAGAAAGGAATCCAAATATCATGCGAAattcataaaaatgaatatgtgtgaacctattgtgaaactgtatgcatatatatttgACAGGGGGATAAAAAGAGACCTGAAGTTCCcagaggtacgcatgccttttAAGGAGAGTAATCTCCACATGCGTCCGGCGCTGTAATAATAAACATACTggctttacaactttcacaGAGTTGTGGAGTTTTTCGCTATCTCTGCAAAACACATTATATCTCTGCACAGGTTCAGCATTGCTGACTGAAGACACTGTGAAGGCAAACTTTGGTTTGTCATCAGGATGCAAAGgaattgtgaaaaaaaatttcttcaaataATGATCAAGATGTCCCATCCAGCAGGGAGCATGGTGGGTGTGGGCATACCAGGCTGCACTGCCCCCATGCTTTCTGTCACTGCATTAATTTTTCAGAGGTCCTGTCCCAGCTTccatttcccagattttttcttTATCACAAAGACAGGAGTATTCCAGTGACTAGTAGAAGGCTCAGTGTGTCCTTGTTGCAGTTGCTCCTGAACCAGTTCACAAAGGGcatccatttttcttttgtctggTGCCACTGATGAACCCAAATGGGTTTGTCCACCAGCCACTGTAAAGGCAGTGTAGGATATCTTCTGCCCTTCAATGCAGTGTCCCCAGTTAAAAATCCATCCCACTTCTGGCTGCTAGTACATCCTGCTCCCAAAGAGTGATTGGAGCTGCAGTGACATAGGGCTGAACTGTGGCTGTCTGCCCATTCACATTACTGATCAGCACAGAGTGTTGGCTCACCAAGGTATGTGCCACATCCCCCAGCCCTCCAATGGCCAAACCTATGGGAGCCAAAGGCCACATAAGAGGCCATACAAAGAGGGAGACAACTGTCACATCCGCCCCGGTGTTGAGCAAACCTTGGAGATGGATCTGAGGTGGCCAGGCACCCAGTAGAATCAGGGTACATGTCATCTGTGGTGGCTGAGCAGAAACATCTGCAGAGCAGAAGACTTGTGGCAGCCCATGGATTCAAAGCCACCATTCCCATGAGACTGCTGGCGAATCCTGGGGATGCATGACTAAAAAGGCACAAGTTGAGCAATCTGAGTCCCTGCTGGAATAGTGACGGGGGATGTGCATGAAAACCGTAGCACAAATTTGGCCTGAAAAGTCAGAGTCAATGACTCCTGGGTGCAAAAAGATTCCTTAGTGGGTGACACTAGATCTTCTCACAAGCAGTGCACCCAGTCCTTGTCCCAAAGGTCTGAACACAtccaaagaaaaattatattcacTACAGGATTCTAAAAGAACTGTGTTGGTGGTATGTGCATCCACACCGGCGGAGCCCTGGGTGATGCCTCCGAGCTGGCTGGGCAGGTCTGAGCCAGCACCATGCCCTGAGGAATCACTTGTGTCAGGGCACAGTTCCCCTGTGCTCATTGTCCTGTTCCTGGGTCTGCCAAAGGCTGGCCATTGGCATGAAATTTAGCCTTGCATTGCTCAGCAAAATGACCTGGCCTTAGGCATCTAGCGCACAAGAAGGAGGCACCTGGCCATGATGGACTGCATGTTCCTTGTCCTCCCTTGCCCTTATTTTTGCTCTTCTGTTGTCCACCCCCCAAGGGTATCTGGCCTGGCTGTAAGGGAGCCATCAGAGCAGGCACTGTGTGGCCTACAGACCCTACCCAGGCACATGCATTGACCATGTCTACTAGTGATGGGATGCCTGGAAGAGTAGCTATGATCCTCTTGCACTGACTGTTTGCATTGCACTGGGCTAACTGCTTGCATAATGTCTCCCTTAGGGCATCATCCTCAATCTGCTTCTCAAGGGCATCAGCAAGCTTCTGGACAAATGGCAGAAAACGTTCATCTTCTCCCTGAGTTATTGCTGCAAATGCTGGCCCAGGGGAGGCCAATTCAATAGTTCTTAACAATGCACGAAATCCTGCCCTTTGACTCTGCTCAAGAACAGCAGAGTCCCATGTAGCCTCAAAATTAGGACTGGAAAAGACCTGTTCTCCGAGGAGAACATCCACCCCCACCTGGAACCTAGGATCTTGCTGAGGCAAATACCTGTtgcctgctgcagccttttCAGCAGACTCCCTCCAGTACTTCAAAAAAATACCAAATAGTACAGGCTCGAACAGTACCTGAGCTATTTTTCTAATATCAGATGGAAAAAGCAGGCCTGAGTTTAGCACTCTGAGAGTCTGCAAAacttgtgcagagccaaggcCATATTCTTCAACATCATGTAGCAAATCTCGTTCCACCTCCCAGTCAATCACATTATGCCTGGCAGCACGTACTGAATTTGAGACAGCTTTAGAGGAACCGGAGGGGGAAGCTGGCAGGGGGTGTGACGTTGGCTGGACCAAACACCTGAGGGCAGGTGCTGATGCTGGGCGTGGCTGGGACATCTCTGCAGGCTCCCTGGCTCTCGATACAGGAGCTGATGGAGTGACCAGTGTGGTTGTGACAACGGCTGATGGCGGGGATGGCTCTGTCCTCACCCGTGATGTTGGTGGTTGATCTTGAGTCAggaactgcagctcctgctggctgtgaGAGAGTCGGACCCTggtgtgcagggcaggtgaAGGTGAGGCTTGGCAGGGCCAAGTGGCTTTTGGGGTGGTGCTACGCTGTCCCCCTGCTCACTGACAAAAAAAGACGGGCATCACCAGCAGGAAAACTTATCTAGTTTTCTCGCTCTCTGACCAGACTGTCACACAACATAAAATGCAATTGTACTGTGAATTCTAAAGTATGTGGTGCACAAAAGGATTTGGTTTTAGTTGCAAAAGCTAAAACAAGGGGTTTGGTGTGGGGATTAGGCTTCCttcaaaatttaatttgttATAAGGGCTGCACCAAATCTTATAATTGCCTGGGTGAATTGTGAATTTTGCAGCTGTGGTTTTGTGGGGTTGAAGTCCACCCTTGTGCCTTTTTGCGTGGTTTGTATGGACCTGTCAGAATTGGCAGGTCTGAGTCCTGAAGCCAATTCTGCAGCTCTTGCCTTCTGGGATTCATTCCCCTCTGTGCTGTTTCAGTCTCAACTGTGGGtacaagagaaaataaaaggaattgcATGATTGAGTTCTGCAGGTTATACTGTGAGTTTGTTTCTTAGGAGCATATATGTCTGCAAGTGAATAGGAATAGGTTGTGTGTGTTTAGTCTCACCAGTATATAAAAATTGGAAGAGGAACGCCTGTTACATAAAAGAACTTTTGTTGAAAAATTGTTAGTCTCAGGCTGCAATGCAAtatgtaaccaaatgcatgtaTGCTGTTTCCATCTGTTAAATCCAGATGGGGCAgggttctttatctcttccaggACCCATCCTCCCTCTGGGGGTTATCTTCTGCTAATGGCCCATTAAGTGTCCCTGAatggctgataaaattccatcatcccattgtgagatgctccgcccagagggaggaacCAAGTATTCAAAACTGGATATAATTAGAGCTGCGGAACACCACAGGCagcttttccactggattcccagagaagcGTCTTTTTTCgccactgcattcccagaggaaggCCCATCTACAGCACCACTGGACCTCCAGAGTAAAACTTCATCCTTCTGGAGGATCCCCACTCCTCCAGAACCACAGCTGGTCTTGTGGGATTCACAGGGCTGAGGcaccatttaatgggactgctgccaccaccctgacccacagggtaccaggttgtattctgactctgtcagtgctTTTTGTActgctgcattttattttaattttcctagtaaagacCTGTTATTCCTATTCTCAAATCTCTTCCTGAGAgcatggcagtgctgctggagacCACGGTGGGTGACCTGGTCATCGACCTGTACACGGAGGAGCGGCCCCGAGCATGTCTGAATTTCCTGAAGCTATGCAAGGTCAAGTACTACAACTTTTGTCTTATTTATAATGTCCAGCAGGATTTTATTATACAAACTGGTGACCCCACAGGAACCGGCCGTGGAGGGGAATCCATATTTTGTCAACTGTATGGTGATCAAGCCAGATTTTTTGAGGCAGAAAAGGTGCCCAGAATCAGGCACAAGAAGAAGGGAACAGTGTCAATGGTGAACAATGGAAGTGATCAGCATGGATCACAGTTCCTCATTACCACAGGGGAAAACCTGGATTACCTTGATGGTGTACATACAGTGTTTGGAGAAGTGACAGAAGGCATGGATGTATTGAAGACAATTAATGAAACCTTTGTAGATAAGGATTTTATCCCATATCAGGATATCAGGATAAACCATACAGTAATTTTAGAAGATCCCTTTGATGATCCACCTGGCTTGTGTGTTCCTGATCGCTCACCAGAACCTACAAAGAAACAGCTCGATAGTGGCAGAATAGGAGCAGATGAAGAAATTGATGACATGAAAGGACGGCCTGCAGATGAAATAGAAGAAGTTCGGgctgaaaaagaagcaaaaagtcATGCTATTCTTCTGGAAATGGTGGGAGACTTACCAGATGCAGACATCAAGCCACCAGAAAATGTGCTGTTTGTTTGTAAACTGAATCCTGTGACCACAGGTGAAGACCTGGAGATAATATTTTCACGATTTGGTCCCATTAAAAGTTGTGAAGTGATCCGAGACTGGAAGACTGGTGAATCTGTTTGTTATGCTTTCATTGAGTTTGAAAAGGAGGAAGACTGTGAGAAAGCCTACTTCAAAATGGACAACGTGCTGATTGATGACAGACGGATACATGTGGATTTTAGCCAGTCTGTTGCAAAGGTTAAATGGAAGGGAAAAGCTGGGCAGTATACCAAGGAAGATTTCAAGGACTATGAGAAGGAATGTGACAAACCTTCTAAATTtgcactgaaagaaaaagtaaaaccaaAGCGAGATGCCAAGTATGACCTCGTGTTGGATGAGGATATAGAGGAGTCTCACACAAGTCAGTCACACCTGGctaaaaaacagaagcagaagaagCACCACCACTGTGAAGAAGATAACAAGAGGACCAAAAAATCTAAGGAGTCTGACCAAAAGCATGAAGAACACTGCAGGGAGAAGAGCAAGGGTGAGAACAGACACAGGCATTCAAGCCGCAGCCATTATAAGGAGAGAGATTACACTTACAGTAGACAAAAAGACAAGTACAGATGAAGGGAAAATCAGAGGGgaactaaaataataaatttgacttttttacaaaaaaaaaaaaaaaaaaaaaaaaaaaaagggaacagagctgcagTGGTGCAGTGACCGAGTCTCAGCCTGTAGGCAGAAACTTTCTCTTGTAATTTTGTTTCCTAAGGTTGTCTGTTAAATCACTGTCTCCATTCGTAGGAAGATGTGTGTTGTTACCAGTTACTGTGTGTTTTAATCTGTCCCCTGTTATTGGGAAGATAAGCTCTTGTGAAGTCATGTTCCTCACTGATATTAATAAAGGTTTGCTAGTAGATAATTAGGAAAAGCCTCCCAGTCAAGGCTTAGGCCTTGGCCAGGTCCTGGCCCTGGCCTGTTGGGAATTATGCCATCAGACCCAGGGGATTTTACTAAAAATGAAATCAAGTCACTTTGACTTgcttattttgtcttttaaaagcTGGACCCCCTTTTGAGGTAAAATTGGAAGCCTTTCCTGGGAAAGGTTCTCCAGGTCCTCACTGTGAAATGAGGAGGATCCTCTCCCTTGATGGAGAGGCTCCTGCTGGAAGCTGCCAGACACCTGAACAATGTGTGATCACCCCATATAGGGGCATTAAGAAAGGATGCTACTGATGTGGCAATGCGTGATAGGCCCCTTAGAGTAAAACACCATATAAGGAAATACTATGTCTTGAAGAAGTGTATAAAAATGTCTTGTCTCTCTCAATAAATGTCTGATCATCACTATGGGTCTGAGTCCATTCCTTGGTCattacatacatacacacactaGTAAAGATGTGCTATTCCTTTTCtcatatctttgcctgaaagccccttaatttgaaaattatgacaattcagagggaagggggtgtagtggttttggtttgccaATTGGATTTGACAGCCCCTGGGCAAGATGACTGAAGCAccttgtggcaggagctgctctcaggggCCGGAGGTTGAGCaaggcccagccctggcacgtcATGCAGCTAAGCCTTCATGGTCAGAGCAAGAACAAAAGCTCCCAGAAAAGACATTCAGTGATGTCAAGGTCAACATTTCCAGCGAATGAACTTGATCCTACCTAAACAACATGATTCCTGAGTCTCAGCTATTTGGGCTTTAGAACAATGGtcaattatttctatttctctaAGAGACATTGGACATTATCTTTTGTCTTCCCATGCCACGAGACCCTGTATCAGTGACATAATTGGATTAAATAAATTTTGTGGATTGTCACTGGTCTTTTTTGTGTCTTATCCCGTATCTAACAGATAGCCAGTAACAGCCTTAATAAGATGCAAGCTGTTTGAACACCAGAACAAAAGAGAGATAGAgcaattataattattatattattattataattagaAATTACAATTTCTCTATCTCTCTGTGACAGAGCAATAGAGAAATTATAAAAGAAAGGCCTCATAAAATCAGGCCTTGCTTTGCTAAATTAGATGGCCTGTCACTTCTAAGTGGAGCTAAGTAGTTTGCAAGCTCCCATGTGAAAACACGTTGAGAATGAGCATTTGTTAACACAACAATCTATTCCTAGGGTGAAAAACAAGTGGTTGTCAGAGACTGGAAAGATTGATGTCCAGGCTGATGGCCTTATGAGAATTGAAATGTTGTATCTGGCTCTCAGTATGTATGCAATTGAGTTTGTAGTTTAGATTGTGCTGTTCTGAAAGAGGTAAATAAAAAGGAGAACATTATGGCATGCTTTATGCCAACAAACTGCACCATTTTATATTCTTCATGTTTATAGTCACACCAACTTGCCTGGGTTCATTGTAGAAGGAAATGACTGTGCAGATAAGATAACAGCCCTGGTGTGGGCTGCCCTGGTACCAGACACATTACACCAGGCAATTGTCACATCAGTTTTTCCATCAAGGGGCTCATGCCCTACAACATCAATTCCATCTTACATCTGCACCAGCACGTGATGTCATTGCCTTGTGCTCTGATTGTCAGCAGCATGCCACCATGACCCAGGATGGAACAAACCCCAGAGGGCTACAAGCTCTTCAGCTATGGCAATCTGACATTACTCATGTGACAAAATTTGGTCCCCTTAAATATGTTCCTGTTTCTGTGGACGCCTACTCTAAGGCCTGTTGGGCCTCTGTGGTGTGGACACACAGACTTAGATAcgaggaagaaattttttttagattGAGGGCAGTGAAACCCTAgaacaggttacccagagaggCTGTACATGGTCAATCTGTCCTGCTTCCAGCCAGGACAGGTAATTTTTGCAGTAGCGTGATTGCCATGGTGCCAGGACCCAGAGGTTATTCTCTCCCACTTTACATCATaggcaggggaaggagcacAAGGGGTCATTTCTGCTCAAATAAGCATACCAGAGAGGTGGCTTGGTTCCAAGCCAAGGGGAGCAGGTTCAATGTGAATAATTTCCCCCCCCCAAAGGCCAGAATGAACAGGGGATGGGCAAGAGGTTGGTAGGAAACACATCCAGGACAGCTGATCCtaactgaccaaagggatattcccagagtcacagaatggctgaggttggaagggacctccagAGATCTGTGAGGACTTAAAGGGCACAGTTGGCTGTCCCAAAAACTGTAAAGATCACAGTGGAAGGAACTTGCCATAAGATGCACAACAGTTCATCAGATAAGCTCAGAAGAGAGAAATTTGTGACAGAAAGGTGCTCATTCCAGGCTTGGCAGAGGTGAGATCTGGTTATCACAGGCAAACAACACCAAATATATAATCCAAATGTAATTCATTGACTCTGATGTTACCATGCAATAAACACAGCATATTAACAAAGCAATTTTGATTCCTCTCTGTGGCCTTCAAAAGGCCATCATGATGAACAAATAGTTCTCCATGTGTGGAAATAGATACGGGGCAAAGTGCAACATCCATGGGAATACATCAGGCATCATGACGATCAGGGATTGTCGTACCCAATACACaaatgctttagaaaaaaattctaattctAACTTCTCTCTTTTGCCCCACACTGGATGCCAAAAGATATGCTGGTTTCTGAGTAAACTGGTGGGATAATAAGCCCCACTCAATCACATTGAGAGAGATTTCACAGTGGAGTTACCTGTGTCAGACTGGGAAAGATCTCCTCAGAGACATCTTGGGAGCTTGGAATGTGTGTAGGGGATGGGTCAGACCTTGCATTGCTGAGGTTGTGCCCTGTCCCCAtacacagcagctccacagacaggctgagagagttggagtACTCTGGAGAGACCTTGCAGAAGCCTTCCAGTGCTTTAAAAGAACCAACAAGAAgcctggagagggattttttgtCAGGGCATGTACTGACAGGACTAGGGTAAATGACCTTAAGCAGAAATTTTACAACAGCAggctggaactagatgacctttcaagtcccttccaaccctaatcattccaggattctataaaaaataaaattaaatataaagaGTATCTGgccataaataaaatacatgtaCAATATAAAGTTGTGCCCAGGTGCACTGACCAACCACagcagggaacaga
This region of Ammospiza caudacuta isolate bAmmCau1 chromosome 5, bAmmCau1.pri, whole genome shotgun sequence genomic DNA includes:
- the LOC131557868 gene encoding peptidyl-prolyl cis-trans isomerase-like 4; protein product: MAVLLETTVGDLVIDLYTEERPRACLNFLKLCKVKYYNFCLIYNVQQDFIIQTGDPTGTGRGGESIFCQLYGDQARFFEAEKVPRIRHKKKGTVSMVNNGSDQHGSQFLITTGENLDYLDGVHTVFGEVTEGMDVLKTINETFVDKDFIPYQDIRINHTVILEDPFDDPPGLCVPDRSPEPTKKQLDSGRIGADEEIDDMKGRPADEIEEVRAEKEAKSHAILLEMVGDLPDADIKPPENVLFVCKLNPVTTGEDLEIIFSRFGPIKSCEVIRDWKTGESVCYAFIEFEKEEDCEKAYFKMDNVLIDDRRIHVDFSQSVAKVKWKGKAGQYTKEDFKDYEKECDKPSKFALKEKVKPKRDAKYDLVLDEDIEESHTSQSHLAKKQKQKKHHHCEEDNKRTKKSKESDQKHEEHCREKSKGENRHRHSSRSHYKERDYTYSRQKDKYR